Genomic DNA from Accipiter gentilis chromosome 9, bAccGen1.1, whole genome shotgun sequence:
TGGGCAGCAAACAACATGCAAGGCTGTGGCAGATGCTCAGCTCCAGGTGCCAGAGGGGCAAGACCTGGTGCTCCTGAAGCAGAACAGCCGCCTGCGGCGCCTTCTAGAAGACCTGGAGAGGCAACAGAGTGCCCTTGAGATGGAGAACCGCCTCCTGAAAAAGGAAGGCTCTCCAGAAGCGCGCAAGGaggcagagaggctgcagcagatAAGTGCTCGCCTAGCTGCCCTCGCCTCGCGGCTGGCAGAAAGATCCAGGCAACTGCAGGCCACCACTGATTGCCTGATCAATACTCAAGTGCCACTGCCCCTCCAAAGCCCCACTGAGGAACTGTGCACGGCATCGCTTCCTCAGCAGAGGGGTGGAGAAATGGCAGAGCCTGCTGGAGCTCTGCTGGCACAAGACAAGCAGCATGACTTCTCCGAGAAGGCAGCTGAGGAGCTTCAGGCCCAAGTGGCTGCAGGTGAAGAGGCCTCTGGTCATGGGAGCGCCCACAGCCGAACTGGCGAGGAGTTAGAGGTGCAGCTCTCGGAGGTGACAAGTGAAAACACCCGCCTGGCTGAAGAAAATGCTCGCCTCCGTGGGCAGATGGGTTTGACAGAACACGTTCGAGCTGAAAATGCCGACCTGAAAGGGCAACTGGCGCGAGTGGCAGCGGAGCGAGATGCTGCCATCCAAATGAAGGTCTGTCTTCAAACCCAGCTGGAAGAGGCAGAGCGCAAACTGGAAGCCGTgagagaaatggcagaaaggaGTCAACAGCTGGAGAAGGAACTCGAGGAGACAAAGTTAGCGCTCCAGAGGAAAGAAGAGCAAGGCAAGTGTTTGCCGAGGGCTCAGGCAGAAGCACACGGGGAACACCAAGAAACCCTGCAACTCTTTCGAGCCCAGCTGCTTTGGTATCAGAAGCTAAACGAGCAACACCAGCAGCTACTTCAGGAACTTGGGtggctggaaagagaaagatcCAAGCGTATCATTTCCAGGCCGCGCCAGGCTAACGGGGCTGCAGACAAGGAGTCCATCCTCCTGGCGGCTAGGAGAAAACAACCGGCGGAGCTGCGAGCATTCATAGCTCGATACAGCTACGATCCCTTCAGTGGTCCCAACGAGCGGCCTGAACTAGAGCTTCCTCTAGTTGCTGGGCAATACGTGTACGTCTTTGGGGACGTGGATGAAGACGGTTGGTACGTGGGAGAGCTGAGCGACGGCACAAGAGGCTTCGTCCCCTCTAATCTTCTTGAAGAAGTTTCAGATGACGGACAACCTGACGACACCGGAGTCTGTCCGGAGACAAGTGACTGGTAGCAGGACACAGATGctgtctgtcctgtcttcttataTGTTCTTATTAAATCTTGTCCTAATGATCTCTCTGCACAATCTCACTCTCTATCCTGTGTGGATGTGTACGGAAAGGACTATGTGCCAGCTACTGGGGGGCTTGGCGTGGGTGGACTGGGTGCCAGCTACCGGCGTGGGTCCCAGTGCAGCCGGGCCCTGGCTGGGATATCAGGTGGGCAGAGGGTCTGTGCTGGGTGGCTGTGGGGTTCCTGCAGCACAAACGTGTGAGTGCTGCGCGTTTGCAGGGAGCACCAAGACGGACCAGTCAGCAAGTAGGCGACTCGTGGGGTGGGCCAGAGGGCCGGAATCCGGGCAGGGGtactggcagggcagagaggctgTGCCGGCACTCTGGGGATCCATGAACATGCGTGTGCTTGTGAACGCACagtgtgttgtgtgtgtgcctgcactgGTGACCTCCTGTCTCTGGCAGCCCGAGAGGAGGAGGGGACATGGCTGTCTCTGTGTTTTACGTGAGTCCTCCATGTGGGTGCTGTCGACGGCAGCGCCTCGTCTGGGTGACTGGCCGTGTCAGTGTCCTCTCCGCAGGTGTGTCTGTGCGTGTGCATCTCTGGGATGCGTGCTCAGCTTCGCTAGAAGTTGCACCTGCAAGCGGAAAAGTGGCAGCTGCATCCCTCAGCCTGGGTAAAgactccagatccccaggcaccgggctgggctccagcagccaggcaggactgTACTGGTGGTGCTGGTCTGGGCTCCAGCGGCATGGTAGGAGGGGTCCTTGGCTGCAGTGCCTGGAAGCGGTGGCCAGTCTTGACATCCCTTAACACTGTGGGTCTGTGGGATGCATGGGGGGATCTGAATCCTGCTTCATCCCCCGGGCTTCCAGCTGGGGATGAGATGTCTGCATTGCTTCGGCTGAATCCCTGCCCAGCCGGAGCGTTTAACCAACACCTCCCCGTCActgcctgtgtgtccttttttgtTATGGGCCAAGAATATCCGTGCCCAGAGGGGAACATCTACACCTCTCATGGACATCTGCGCTCTGGTAGGACAAACCATGCTTTTGGAATCGCTCTCTCTCCACTCTTTAGAGAGGGACAATTGGCGATTAGTGCAGTCAGCTAAAAAGTCCATTCCCCAAGGGTGACTCCGCTGCCTTTCAGGAGCTGAGACATCTCCAGGGAGcccagaagaggcagagaaagggaagccttgggctggtcctctgctcctGAGCTGGGCCGGGCTGCTGGGACGGAGGGAGCTCCCAGCAAGTGGGCAGCGCTTTGTGAGAGACAGCTTGGTGAGACGTGTGGGTGACaccgaggctgggggctgccagctgtggggcccctctcagatcttcccgggctggggacattgtcagagggacagggcacaatggctgccttctcctgggtacgGCTGCAGAGTGTCAGTGTGGTTTGTGACCAAAGAATGTATATCAAGAAAAGGTAGATAGTAGAGATACTAATGAACATTCTTTAGCATAAGCTGTATCAAACGTGTAGTGTCCAACCACGCAGAAGCACTGGAAAAGGGTCATctagtggacaagtgaggaagactatcaaagaccaccagaggaccccTGAAGATCACCAAAGATCTCGGGTGCCCCTGCaccaaggacatttacatatattaCTGAGTTCCTGGGATTCAGGTGAATATGTTAATTGTTTCCAGGAAAAATCGCGAATATGTATGGCCATTTTGTATATAATCTCAACTGTTGAAAGAATTGCTATGCACGATAGGTGGaacgatcccccgtgcatccagcgatgcaatgaagaatgcctgctttctaaaactccaaaattgagtcttagagagtttctgaagTGCCGACTTCTGGCAACACTTGAAAGGTCCCTTGCAagctaaacgattctatgattctagaatTCTATTATGTGGCTTCTTGTGGCACTTTGCATGTTAACGAGGCCTTTGGTgccaagttcctgaactgcagatatTGAAAGAATGAACCAGCCtagaaggaagcaaaaggctTCCTGAGGTCCATCCAAGTGTGGGGAGTGAAGGGGAGGACGAGAGGCAGGTCAGCTCATGGAGCACGTTGAGCACTGTCTAGCCACGCCACAGCAGAGGGCATTCCCCATCTCCCCGGGTGAGGCACGCGCACATGATGGAAACCCCAGTTGATGAAGCACATCCTGTGGAGGGGAGAACCTCCCTGAGGCCCCTTTGTGCTTCTCGAGGTCGAAGCACTTGTGCCAGGCTCCAGGAGGAGCTAATTgcaggtgggtggtctgcagcGGGCAGGGAATGGGACAGGACTGCTCGCAGGAATGCCGTGGGAGGGGAGGTCCGTCGCTCAGGGAGACGAGGATGAAGGGTGGGCATCGAGGGTTgtggtgtttctcttcccaagtcaccattacgcgtGAGGAAGCTCCGCTTCCCTGGCAACGgccaaacatctgcctgcccttgggaagcCCCAGGGAGCTCCCTTCGGGAGTCTCTGTGGCGCAATCGGTTAGCGCGTTCGGCTGTTAACCGAAAGGTTGGTGGTTCGAGCCCACCCAGGGACGCCTCGCCTAGGCCACAGTGTTCTAGCcttgtttaaggtcccttccaacccaaagcatcctATGGCTCTAGAAGAAAACCCAGGCTCTTCAGTCccctcagcaaaggcagaggaaggaaaggaaaactgataGCACCAGTTCCTTATTCTGCTTTGCCTGCCCAGCTTGGGGAGCAGGGCTTAGCTCCCACCTGGGCTCAACCCACCACATAATTTGCCTTAGTTCTACGTTCACTAAAGACACTAACAGTAGCGTGCtctaaaaacatttctccttcttcttgatGGTCATAAGACTCATTTCtttactctttattttaatgttctgcctttcacctgacttgatccccatccactgctgcttGTTCTTCTCCAGACTCCTGCCTTCAGGCACAAGGGCCTGGGACACCCCACCAGTAGCAGTCCCCTGCCAAAGGAAAAGTCTtctcttttgagagagaaaagaagtcccggtcttcccagggacagagctgggaagggctgTCTGGAGCAAGTCTTTGCTAAAACTGTTTGAGGACCATGAGCAAATTCCAGTGATGGAAAATCCTGCATTTctgggcctgggggggtccccagggtgctgctgcgtCCCCAGCACATGTCCCCATGTCACCGGAGCCCTCTGTGAGGTCACAATGGTTGGGCTCTACGTCTtcctcctggggctggtgctgccccagTTTCTCATGGCTTTTGCCTGGAGGAGCAGCGTGTCGATCCGTGGGATCCTGCTGCCCATCCGGAGGATGAGAGCGCTCAGAGGTGAGGGGCTGGTGGGAGGCTGGGCTCTGATACGTGCTGGAGGCAGTGTCCGTCCCAgccgggtgctgggggctgcgtcCCATCACCTCTCATCCTGCTGCCAGGCACGTGCCAGAGGgtcctggctccgtcctctccctgccctccgtgAGGCAGCTGGGGACCGCTCAGAGGTGACTTGGGCTGGCCGGCTCTTGtcagggctgcccagccccagccctgccgggctcTCCTTGCAGAGCCCATGTCCATCCCCTGGCCAGCTCAGGGCCCCTGTGCTGGACTCGCCCCAGCGCATTGCTGCCGTTCTGTCACTGAGGAGCCCAGGATGGGCCCAGTCCCCCAGGGTGGTCTTCCCACTGCTGCGGTGAGGGGAAGACTCCCTCTCCTCATGCCACTGACTTCCCTCTTGCCAGTacagcccagcacaggctgaTGGTGCTGGGGCGGTCTGGGAAGATCCTCACCCCTCCCTGGTGCGAagccctgcagccagcaaagccatttctttcttttcttgcagctctCTGCCCATGCGTGCGTTCCCAGTCCAGACCTGCGCGTTCTGAGGACagaggcggggggacggggactgtCCCTGCGGCCGTCACTACCTTTGTGGCCGTCGGGACTTCTCTGCTAAAGCGACTGCAAGACCATGAGGTAAGGTGGGGGTTGAGGGCTCCCCGCCATGCCCCTGGCTTCCCCGGGTGCCGTGGCAGAGGGGCGTCTCACCTGAcagcacctctgccctcctgcaggcACTTTGTCCCCAGGCGTCGATCCTGCTGCTCAAGCTGGACTAATGCCATTGCTCCCCACTCCTTTCCCCGggagctcccagtgctggggctccTGCCCCGTGCGAGGAGCAACACTGGGCCCCAAGGCGCAGGGTGCTCACggcttcccctcctcggggcgtGGTCTCGTTCCCATGCCTTCCCCTTTGTCACCGTCCATTTGGATCTCTCAAATAGACAGGACAACATACGCTGTGATTTTGACCTTATTTCATGAGCTCAgtaagaaatacaataaaaaaacatGACAGGGGCTCAATTCCCTTCTCCCAGACTCGTCTATCACGTGAATTCACTCCTTCACCAGTCAAGTCGTAAGGTTTCATAACTTATAATCTGTAACTCTTAATATCGTGCCCCTATgagcaaaaaacccagaattttttttgctatgaacCTATGAGCCAACGGAGAGCTTTTTGAGTAAGCTGATGTTTTATACCGTCCAGCTTGGAGGCTGGGTCTCTACCATTTCCTTACATTAGTGGATTCTGAGGAAGCTGCCAGACAAAAGGCAATGGCTGCCGGAGACAGCCATCCGCAGCTGGtaatggctgcatcatggccCTTTAGCTCTCTCTGGCCACCCGTCCTGCCTACACGGTGCTCTCGCTTTGACCTAATGGTGCTGCTCCTAGCATACACCAGGCCTTAGCAGGAGCTGGGTTAGCCAAAATCTAGGCAGGGCTTTAGTGAACAGTCACACCCTTCCTTGTCCGGCACTTTCCCCCTGACCTCCGCCGTCCCCCGTTTTCGGGAGTGACCGCCCAGGCTCCCACGTGGCCTTCTGGCCCGGTGGAGTCGATCTCCCTCTCTGACTGTCTGCTAGTGTCAGAGGCGCCACGGAAGAGCCTGCTGTTCCCCGTGGCTGTCCTGACCCATGCCTGCAAGTCGTCCCTCTTGCCTGTGTCACGCAGATGATTTGGAGGGCAGCAGGTCTCTGTCGTGGCTCCCTGGGAACAAGGGCAAAGCAAGTCCCATCACTCCCCTTTGTGGTCTGTCCCCAGGGTGACCGAGTGGAGACGTACCGGGAGCTGGAGAGCGTCCTGTGGGGAGGTGACGGCTGTTTGACGAGTGGCGTTGTGAACCGCCTGATAGCAGAGGCGTTGAGTGACATGCGAGCAGCCCAGGTGAGCTTGTTCTCTTTCAAGGCCACCCaagcagcctgcctctgcccctggttttggggGAAATACAGAGTGGCGCAGAGATGTTCCTCGGTTGTTCAGACCCAGCAGAGGTCCTAAGGGAGAGGCTCTGGGGGCTCGTCATGGCAGGGAATTTGGAGAGGGGAGTGttgtgttaaagggtaaagactttaggcagaaaataaacccccttgcgttccagcttgtccttagatgtcagaggggctgggggcggctaggctTAGGTTCTgggtgatgcccaattcagcacCGTAAGTCCGGTCGCGTTCAGTATGTTGAACCATCACAATTACGGTCGCAGaaatagcgcactgtactttcAGTTTAGTCGCGTTCAAGGAACTATCACAGCCAGACTTAAGGAGCTTGGTtgcgttcaatgaactatcatggctagattttaacgaatagtacagtttattacagcaacaggagtacgggttcttttggattgccgatgataaatacactgtctgcaaggcacgtgcaaataataatacagtcgactacaagcgcattgaagtctggaagaaaaagagctctaaagaattctaagtttcccgggaaagcactcgctacagccgagtgttcgaatctcacccaAGAGGTGTCCCTCTGGGGgaaagagaggttcagcctgtcagctgaccccagaaggcagtgatgtcctcccaacttgtccaCGACAGTATCTTCCCTAATAGTCCCCCTCTCTTTGGGCCTTTTTATACGATTTTCCTATTTAGGTGGAGCTCGAGCGACTCTAGTCATGCAtgcctttactttgattggtattaagttctctcgctttgcttttaaaaggacatgctagaaaaaaattcagagcgcaggctcagtgaggggtggttgcactctggaggcgggtagcttttgggatggaggtgtgttttggtattataatgggcaaagttcacccagaggacgtGATTCTGCGTGTCAGTACCCCAGGACAGGGCACTTAGgagataaatcagaagtagggcggtaggtcgacagaacccccatgattttacctccttgcttccgtggattcaatgcagggacctaccgttcctatcgttccagttccctatccctgcgataATATCACAGAGACTGGCCGTGGCGTCtccgctccgctccaccctccgtgttacttCTCTTAGGGTCAGCACACCAAACCCccttggtgttgctaacatctaaggttgcaggttacgTTGCACAGAGAATTACTAGGGAACCAATTCCTCGcgtgtccactgcattccaccctggaggttttgcCTTCCCTCAAGGGGGCGCGGGGAACATAGTGATAAGTCACTTCTAGCAATCACTCCACAGGGAGGCAGGGAACTGTGCAGAGAAGCAGACTCGGGGCTGTTTCTAACTGAGCGACAGCTGGGTTCAAGCTCAACACTGTTTGTCCTGCTCTGAGGAAGAGCTGTGGCAACCCACCAGCCCCACGGAGAGGTCCCAGGGGGGCCCTGAGCCTGCGGCAGTTTGTTCCTGGCACCTGcacggagagggagggggggcagcagcacagggctgttcTGGGGAAAAGCCTCCCTCATCTCGCCAGGGAACTGCCCGCCTATCCCAGGGTACGAGAGGCAGCAGCCGCTCGGCCCCGAGCACAGCTGTCCCGAGGGGTCTTGCAGAGGAGATGGGGTCATTCAGCCTGCCCTagtgcctcagcctttttctCCGGAGTGTTTAACCTGTGGCGCTTTTGCAGGGTGTGACAGGTGACGTGAAGATGGCCGCTAGTGACGTCCTGGTAGCTCTGGCCCGCTCCCACTTCCACTTTGTCATGTCCGAGCTCCAGAGCCACCTGAAGGCCATGAGGAAGGTCCCTGATGAGATTGTGCTCCTCACCTTGGGCAAAATGGCCCGCAGATATGGTATGGCACCCTGGGCCTTGGGTAGAGATCTGTGATAACAAGGAGAAGGGATCCTCGCCCTCCCTAAATGCCCTGTGTTGAACTGGGGGGCTACGGAGTTGCCGTGCCTCCTTGTTCCGTGCCAGGGCCAGTCGGCAGCTCTGCCTTATCAGCCCGATGCCAGTTCCCAAAGGGTGGGAACCTGTTGGAGACAAACCCGCGGGGTCTTGGCCCTGCACCGTCCTCCCCATTTCCCCAGAGGGCTTCccccctggggaaggcagcccgTCCCACGCCCTCCGGCACGTCCTGcgtggcccagcagccccagccctggcagggatggCCCCCAGTCTCCCGTGTCTCTCACCGACCCTCTCggtccctctgtccctgcctcctctgcagccctgcggTGCATCCCCTTTGTGGGAATGACGCTGCTCGCCCTGCGCACCGTGCTGACCCAGGTGGGGAGCGGCGAGGTCCTGCATGCCGTCTGCAGTGGTGAGTGTCGGCTCCTTGGCTGGGGTCCTAGGGGCAGGGGCGGCCTTCGATGCCTCCATGTGATCTCAGAGGGAACGTGGTGGCTGTGAGCCCGCGGCAGTCCCAAACTGCAGCGAGTGTGTAGGAGGAGCGGGGGAAGGCCAGGAGGTTTCTGTGGGCAGGACGCGGCAGCGCTGCACGGAGAAActcctgggtcccttcccacggttTCTGTTCCCCCGCTTCCCTCTGGGATTAAACTCCCTGCTCTGAAAGGGCGAgtatgagggaagggaagggaaaagggaagggaaagggaagggaagggtgtgcAGTGAGAAATGCTGAAGGGGAACGGGCTgttgaggaggagaaggtgcgATGGGAGTGAGGAGGAGAGAAACGGTGGGGCGTTTGAATCCAGGCACCTCAAGAGCACAGATTGCCCTCGGATCCAGATCTAGTCTTGGGCTGAGCCCTGCCGAGCCTGGGACTGTCCTTAAAGCAGGCTTGGGCGTGAATGCAAGGTACCGTCCCTGCTGCAGACTCTCACATGCTCCCTTTTCCTTCGTCCTGGTGCAGTCCTGGAGCAATGGTCGCAAGGAGTCGGTACATacctctgcagctgggagcaatGCCCCTTCCCTCGCAAGGGGGCGGCACAGTTCTGTGAAGCCATTTACCCGGTCTTCCGCTATGTGGTGGCAAATTGGCTGGActgcaaggaggaagaggtgagaagtgctgctttccacgcccggggctgcagcagggatgtcCGTGGCGCTGGGTCCGTCTGTGCCCAGTGGGGTGCGAGCAGAGGGCCGAGGGGAGGGGGGCTTCCCGACGGGAAGCAGCCGAGCCTTGGGGCCTttctgcagggagggctggggtagcagggtggggtggggaagtgctctctctcctctggagcgagcccttcttctgcagggcagaagggaaagggaaacccCTCCCAGTGGGAAGGGCAGACCGGTGTCCAGGGGGTGCTGAGCACTAGGCAGACCTTCAGCCCTCCAAGCGgagcctctcccttccctcttcaggaCAAGCAGGCTGTCCTCGGGGCAGTGGCTGCCATGCTGGGGGTCCTTCTGCATGAGGAGCAGCACCGAGAGCATAcctgggagcagctcctctggctcctgcAGCAATACCAGGAGGTCCGAGACACCTCCCGGCTCACCAAGGTGAGATGTTGCGCAGGGCCCGGCGTGCGTGGCTGCTGGGTGGGTCTGTGCGAGTGCTAAGAGGcagtggggagctgtggggtgccaggaggaggtgggaagccctcagagaaggaacaggaagagcagaggaggcgAGGGGTTTTCTGGGCTCTTtgggcagaaaaggagaaaccgggggcagggcgggagggaggcaAGAGTCCCTGGGGCTCACCTGCTCAGGAAGGGAGGCATTGCCAGCTCCCTGGGGCTCTGCGTGCAGGAAGAGCTTTGCCCGaatgcccagggccatgtccagtcccATGCGGCGACTGGCGAGGTCTGATGAGTGGGAAACTGAGTTGTCGAGCCCGGGCTCCGTTCCGAGGAAAGAGACCCTCTTGATGCTGCTCTGCTCATCGGGCTTTTCCCTGGGAGCTGATGTGAGGGGCTCCCCTTATCCCAGGTGTGCTGGGTTTCTCCCTTCCCAAGTGCCTTTAGGTGGCTttagcctcctcttcccccccgtTCTCTTGTAGAGCCTCAGCTATGTCCTGGAGATACTGGAGGGAGTTCAGACCCCAATGCCGCAGGGCACGGCTCTTGCCATCAGCACCGCTGTGCACCGCCAGGTAAGGGGAGCCCTGCACCCTGCCGCAAGCCTGAGGCCTGCACCCGTGATTGCCACGGAGGGGAGAGACCTGccggctggcagggcagagcagggcgtTCCTCCACTGGGACCTTCCTGCAGGCCTGGAGCACGCCAGGACTTCGATCCGGGTGCCATCTTAAGGCTGCAGGAGGCCTGATCCTGGCTGTTTCGAACGGGCCTGAGGGGCAGCCCGGTTGCCACAGCCATTTCCCTCTCGGCCAAGTCGCAGGAGGACTCTGGAGCGCCAGCACCCTGAGGGCAGCCTTTCAGCgctgctcagcctcagctcctgggcagcctgggctgccgcAAACCTCTGTGTGTGCCCGGGGCCACCGTGGGGTGGGCTGGGTTTCAGctgtgggtcccatgcccagagTGCCCAGGGAGAGGAGAACGGAGAGCGCCGTTTCTTTTCAGTCCCTCTCGGCACTGACGCCACTTTCTCTAAAATGGACCTTGTTCCCACAGCTCTCTGACGTGACCGAggagcctggcccggcccagaagGCAGTGCTGTCCCGCTGCATCATGCTGCAGGGTAAGGAGAGGAGACTGGGCGATGGCCCGCCGTGCCGTGgcagctctctccctgtccttggctGTTGGGGACAGCTGCCTGCTGATGCAGAATGCGATTTCTTCCCCGCAGCACGAATGCGCCCCGAGGAGACAGGCGTGTTTCTGCACTCCCAGCTGAGCGGTGGGAGTGAGGCCGGTCGCGTGGCAGCCCTGGGCCTGCTGGGAGTGCTGGCCCGCGCTGACGGTCAGTGCCACAGACCAGGGACGCAAGGCAGGGgttggggctgctgggctgacagCAGGAATGGGCCGAAAGTGGTGCACCTGCACCCAAAGGGAGCTGCGAAGAGCGGGTCCCCAGCCGAGCTGATGGCCCTGCAACAGGGCTGTCCCCCGGCACTTAGAAATGCCGGCACACCAGGGACGACGCTCCAAGCTCTGTAACACGGGCAGGCTGGTGGGCGGGCAGGTGGGCTGCTTTGCACAGGAGCTGCTCGTACCCGTGctgtttctcttgttctctgtgttgccGTAGGCTTCGGTCCCTGTAAAATAGCCGTGCCTCTGGAAGCGGGGTTGCTCCGGCTACGCCGCTGCCTCCCGTGCAGCCAGTCAGGCCCCGCTCTTCTGTCCCATTGGAAGCTTCAGGGGATCCCTTCTGCCACTGGGGCTCTGCCTCAATGCACACCTCTCCGTATCTCTTCCAGCACCTGCGGCGAGAGAGAAGCTGCCCCAGCTGGTGGAGGCCATGCGCCCCTTGTGCAGTGACCCCAGTGCCCAGGTGAACTGGTTTGGGAAGGGAGGGTGCCgccaggggaggcagagaaacCCTTTCCcttgggacagagccagggggCCTGGGGAAGTGCTGGCGCGTTGCCCAGGTGGTGGCTGATGGCTCgtccctggggagagctggccgGGCAGAGCGGGGAGGTCTCTGCGCTCTGTGGGGCAAATGCCCGTCCAGCCTGGTGCTGAAGCCCAGCCCTGACACCAGGAGCGAAAGCTTCTGCCGTGGCCTTGCCACCTCTCTGCGAGCCACAAAGGCGCAAACCCTTTGGGTTTTGAACAGGAGGGTCATAACCACACTCTCCCCTGGCAGGTGCGGAGGGCAGTTCTGGAgttcagcagggagctgctcagctccggatcccagagctgctggccatgGGATGTGGTGGGGCACATCTTCAGCGAGTTCAGCCGGACCTCGGGCAGACTGGTAAGGGCGGAGCAGGACACCCAGGGCTGGTTTTTTTGACCAGCGCCTGGACCGTGCTGAGAGCTCCTGCCGGCGGCCTTGGCCTTGGCGAGCTCCATGCTGCAGAGCCATCGGCACTGGCGCTGCCGTCAGAGCCGCTTCCGAATGGCCGTTCCTCGTGGGCGTCTGTGCCGATGTTGGTGGAGATGTCGGTGGATGATGTGGGTTTACACCTCGGCATGCCACCCGGCACTGTGGTGCCGAGCTGCGCCCACAGGCGCCTTCGGCAAAGCCGCCTTGCAAAGGGAGGGTCTTGTAGGGGCAGGACATCTTCCATCCTTAAATGCTGCTGGACGGTGAGCAAAACACAGCCAGTGCAGACAGGTGGGCCTGGCTAGAGGAGCTTTCTGTGGTGTTCTCGTGCTCTGGCCCTCCAAAGCACAGCCGGCCCATCCAGTAACAGTCTGGGGGCCCACATCCCTTCTGGCAAGGGGACGGGCCGTTTGGCAGTCCCTGCGGTGAGCATTTCCCAGCATTCAGCTGGGTGCCCAGGAGGTGAAAGCTGGGGATGGCCGAGCCTCCCGCTGACTCGCCGAGGACGTTCCCTCTGGCCGCACCTTCCCTGTAGCTGGGAGATCCATGTGCGTCGCTCTGAGGCTCGGGGAGGCTCTGCTTTGGGAGCAGGGCAAAGGAAAGGGCTTCCGGGTGCTCCTCCACATCCGTCGTCGGGCTGCGTGTGCTGCCTCCAGGGCTGGCATTGAGCACAGCCTTGCTGAAGGGCACATTCCTCAGGTCTGCTTTGGTGGCACGACAGCAGCATTTGGGCCCCAGGGGACCGAGCAGACAAGCAGCGGCACTGTCTGCtcccaggcttcccagtccttcccagggtctgggacccggtcCTCGAGCTGGGTCCGTCTGGCCgtcgggagggaggcaggcacaggAGCAAGAGGAGCACTGGTGAGGCGTGCCTGAGCCTCATCAGTTGGGAGCTGAGGGTAACTGGGGGTTTGCCAACTCTGTCTTACAGGTGGCAGGAGGCCTTTTTGCCTG
This window encodes:
- the LOC126042873 gene encoding RIMS-binding protein 3A-like produces the protein QAPGSLAQKEEQRREREARQAELEEERLRTQELRRCFAAETRELKAALERERQLLAERLQSEWEQRQAQEVRRLQELNQRQRVAETRQLLRWKEAELREGQELLRQACTAAVDQTRDLQRQLAEEMVRPSESGREARSKLQDVLSKLQWETDGYQPARIRHLQNQLQLERRLFLKHILQRFEGELPASPCTAQPEGPPGHQGHQETQSSCSSGSEGPQAPAAPRERPPESRSAGQQTTCKAVADAQLQVPEGQDLVLLKQNSRLRRLLEDLERQQSALEMENRLLKKEGSPEARKEAERLQQISARLAALASRLAERSRQLQATTDCLINTQVPLPLQSPTEELCTASLPQQRGGEMAEPAGALLAQDKQHDFSEKAAEELQAQVAAGEEASGHGSAHSRTGEELEVQLSEVTSENTRLAEENARLRGQMGLTEHVRAENADLKGQLARVAAERDAAIQMKVCLQTQLEEAERKLEAVREMAERSQQLEKELEETKLALQRKEEQGKCLPRAQAEAHGEHQETLQLFRAQLLWYQKLNEQHQQLLQELGWLERERSKRIISRPRQANGAADKESILLAARRKQPAELRAFIARYSYDPFSGPNERPELELPLVAGQYVYVFGDVDEDGWYVGELSDGTRGFVPSNLLEEVSDDGQPDDTGVCPETSDW